One region of Eupeodes corollae chromosome 1, idEupCoro1.1, whole genome shotgun sequence genomic DNA includes:
- the LOC129944405 gene encoding uncharacterized protein LOC129944405 codes for MSTQKIESENLYIKPNSLLLDGNIKENWRKFKNTWDIYTVASKTNKENEEVQVARFLSCAGEQAIEMFSTIPLSTESRQKIEPVINAFQNYCVPRSNIVYERYLFFSRYQKEGEPVEHFFSDITKQAENCEFGLQKESMIRDRIVIGITDHAVRLQLLKTDQLDLAKTKETCRVAEEAGLQAKRMEGERGCVAAIRRQSK; via the coding sequence atgtccacacaaaaaattgaaagtgaaaatttgtatataaaacccaATTCATTATTATTGGATGgaaacattaaagaaaattggagaaaatttaaaaacacgtgGGACATTTATACAGTggcatcaaaaacaaacaaggaAAACGAAGAGGTACAAGTTGCGAGATTTTTGTCATGTGCAGGGGAACAGGCAATAGAAATGTTCAGTACTATTCCGTTATCTACAGAAAGTCGACAGAAGATAGAACCGGTTATCAATGCATTCCAAAATTACTGTGTTCCCAGAAGTAATATCGTTTATGAGCGTTATCTGTTCTTCTCCCGCTATCAGAAAGAAGGAGAACCGGTGGAGCATTTTTTCTCTGATATAACGAAACAAGCAGAAAACTGTGAATTTGGATTACAAAAAGAATCCATGATACGGGACCGTATAGTTATTGGCATAACTGATCATGCTGTGCGTTTACAACTACTCAAGACAGATCAGTTGGACCTTGCGAAGACAAAGGAGACATGTCGAGTTGCTGAAGAAGCTGGTTTACAAGCTAAACGTATGGAAGGTGAACGGGGTTGTGTTGCAGCTATAAGAAGACAATCGAAATAA